One part of the Sciurus carolinensis chromosome 6, mSciCar1.2, whole genome shotgun sequence genome encodes these proteins:
- the Kif2a gene encoding kinesin-like protein KIF2A isoform X1, which translates to MATANFGKIQIGIYVEIKRSDGRIHQAMVTSLNEDNESVTVEWIENGDTKGKEIDLESIFSLNPDLVPDEEIEPSPEIPPPSTSSAKVNKIVKNRRTVASIKNDPPPRDNRVVGSARARPSQLPEQSSSAQQNGSVSDISPVQAAKKEFGPPSRRKSNCVKEVEKLQEKREKRRLQQQELREKRAQDVDATNPNYEIMCMIRDFRGSLDYRPLTTADPIDEHRICVCVRKRPLNKKETQMKDLDVITIPSKDVVMVHEPKQKVDLTRYLENQTFRFDYAFDDSAPNEMVYRFTARPLVETIFERGMATCFAYGQTGSGKTHTMGGDFSGKNQDCSKGIYALAARDVFLMLKKPNYKKLELQVYATFFEIYSGKVFDLLNRKTKLRVLEDGKQQVQVVGLQEREVKCVEDVLKLIDIGNSCRTSGQTSANAHSSRSHAVFQIILRRKGKLHGKFSLIDLAGNERGADTSSADRQTRLEGAEINKSLLALKECIRALGRNKPHTPFRASKLTQVLRDSFIGENSRTCMIATISPGMASCENTLNTLRYANRVKEFGISPSDIPFSQGSGSRPDLSPSYEYDDFSPSITRVKELTVDPTAAGDVRPVMHHPPNQIDDIETQWGVGSSPQRDDLKLLCEQNEEEVSPQLFTFHEAVSQMVEMEEQVVEDHRAVFQESIRWLEDEKALLEMTEEVDYDVDSYATQLEAILEQKIDILTELRDKVKSFRAALQEEEQASKQINPKRPRAL; encoded by the exons GCCGAATACACCAAGCAATGGTAACATCTTTAAACGAAGATAATGAAAGCGTAACTGTTGAATGGATAGAAAATGGAGATACGAAAGGGAAAGAG ATTGATCTGGAGAGCATCTTTTCACTTAACCCCGACCTTGTACCTGATGAAGAAATTGAACCCAGTCCAGAAATACCTCCACCTTCAACATCTTCAgccaaagtaaacaaaattgtaAAG AATCGACGAACTGTGGCATCTATTAAGAATGACCCTCCTCCAAGAGATAATAGAG tggtTGGTTCTGCACGTGCACGGCCTAGTCAACTTCCTGAACAGTCTTCCTCTGCACAACAGAATGGTAGTGTTTCAGATATATCTCCAGTTCAAGCTGCAAAAAAGGAATTTGGACCTCCTT cacGTAGAAAATCTAATTGTGTGAAAGAAGTGGAAAAACTACAAGAAAAACGAGAAAAAAGGAGATTGCAACAGCAAGAACTTAGAGAAAAAAGAGCCCAG GATGTTGATGCTACAAATccaaattatgaaattatgtGTATGATCAGAGACTTTAGAGGAAGTTTGGATTATAGACCATTAACAACAGCCGATCCC attgaTGAACATAGAATATGTGTTTGTGTAAGAAAACGACCACTCAATAAAAAAG AAACTCAGATGAAAGATCTTGATGTAATCACAATCCCCAGTAAAGATGTTGTGATGGTACATGAACCCAAACAAAAAGTAGATTTAACAAGGTACCTAGAAAACCAAACGTTTCGTTTTGATTATGCCTTTGATGACTCAGCTCCTAATGAAATGGTTTACAG gtttacTGCTAGACCACTAGTAGAAACTATATTTGAAAGGGGAATGGCTACATGCTTTGCTTATGGGCAGACTGGAAGTGGAAAAACTCAT actATGGGTGGTGACTTTTCAGGAAAGAACCAAGATTGTTCTAAAGGAATTTATGCATTAGCAG CTCGAGATGTCTTTTTAATGCTAAAGAAGCCAAACTATAAGAAGCTAGAACTTCAAGTATATGCAaccttttttgaaatttatagtgGAAAG GTATTTGACTTGctaaataggaaaacaaaattaagagttCTAGAAGATGGAAAACAGCAGGTTCAAGTGGTGGGATTACAGGAACGGGAGGTCAAATGTGTTGAAGATGTACTGAAACTCATTGATATAGGCAACAGTTGCAG AACATCTGGTCAAACTTCGGCAAATGCACATTCATCTCGGAGCCATGCAGTGTTTCAGATTATTCTTCGAAGGAAAGGAAAACTACATGGCAAGTTTTCTCTCATTGATTTGGCTGGAAATGAAAGAGGAGCTGATACTTCCAGTGCAGACAGACAAACTAGGCTTGAAGGTGCTGAAATTAATAAAAGCCTTTTAGCACTCAAG GAGTGCATCAGAGCCTTAGGTAGAAATAAACCTCATACTCCTTTCCGAGCAAGTAAACTCACTCAGGTGTTAAGAGATTCATTCATAGGTGAAAACTCTCGTACCTGCATG ATTGCCACAATATCTCCAGGAATGGCATCCTGTGAAAATACTCTTAATACATTAAGATACGCAAATAG AGTAAAGGAGTTTGGAATTAGTCCATCAGACATTCCCTTCTCACAGGGTAGTGGCAGTCGCCCTGATCTTTCTCCTTCTTATGAGTATGACGACTTTTCTCCTTCAATTACCAG GGTGAAAGAATTGACTGTTGATCCAACTGCGGCTGGTGATGTCCGTCCAGTAATGCACCATCCGCCAAACCAGATCGATGACATAGAGACACAGTGGGGTGTGGGAAGTTCCCCTCAGAGAGATGATCTAAAACTTCTTTGTGAACAAAAT gaagaagaaGTTTCTCCACAATTGTTTACTTTCCATGAAGCTGTCTCACAAATGGTAGAAATGGAAGAACAGGTTGTAGAAGATCACAGGGCAGTGTTCCAG gaaTCAATTCGATGGTTAGAAGATGAAAAGGCTCTCCTAGAGATGACTGAAGAAGTAGattatgatgtagattcatatgcTACACAACTTGAAGCGATACTTGAgcaaaaaatagacattttaactGAGCTGCGGG
- the Kif2a gene encoding kinesin-like protein KIF2A isoform X2 yields the protein MATANFGKIQIGIYVEIKRSDGRIHQAMVTSLNEDNESVTVEWIENGDTKGKEIDLESIFSLNPDLVPDEEIEPSPEIPPPSTSSAKVNKIVKNRRTVASIKNDPPPRDNRVVGSARARPSQLPEQSSSAQQNARRKSNCVKEVEKLQEKREKRRLQQQELREKRAQDVDATNPNYEIMCMIRDFRGSLDYRPLTTADPIDEHRICVCVRKRPLNKKETQMKDLDVITIPSKDVVMVHEPKQKVDLTRYLENQTFRFDYAFDDSAPNEMVYRFTARPLVETIFERGMATCFAYGQTGSGKTHTMGGDFSGKNQDCSKGIYALAARDVFLMLKKPNYKKLELQVYATFFEIYSGKVFDLLNRKTKLRVLEDGKQQVQVVGLQEREVKCVEDVLKLIDIGNSCRTSGQTSANAHSSRSHAVFQIILRRKGKLHGKFSLIDLAGNERGADTSSADRQTRLEGAEINKSLLALKECIRALGRNKPHTPFRASKLTQVLRDSFIGENSRTCMIATISPGMASCENTLNTLRYANRVKEFGISPSDIPFSQGSGSRPDLSPSYEYDDFSPSITRVKELTVDPTAAGDVRPVMHHPPNQIDDIETQWGVGSSPQRDDLKLLCEQNEEEVSPQLFTFHEAVSQMVEMEEQVVEDHRAVFQESIRWLEDEKALLEMTEEVDYDVDSYATQLEAILEQKIDILTELRDKVKSFRAALQEEEQASKQINPKRPRAL from the exons GCCGAATACACCAAGCAATGGTAACATCTTTAAACGAAGATAATGAAAGCGTAACTGTTGAATGGATAGAAAATGGAGATACGAAAGGGAAAGAG ATTGATCTGGAGAGCATCTTTTCACTTAACCCCGACCTTGTACCTGATGAAGAAATTGAACCCAGTCCAGAAATACCTCCACCTTCAACATCTTCAgccaaagtaaacaaaattgtaAAG AATCGACGAACTGTGGCATCTATTAAGAATGACCCTCCTCCAAGAGATAATAGAG tggtTGGTTCTGCACGTGCACGGCCTAGTCAACTTCCTGAACAGTCTTCCTCTGCACAACAGAATG cacGTAGAAAATCTAATTGTGTGAAAGAAGTGGAAAAACTACAAGAAAAACGAGAAAAAAGGAGATTGCAACAGCAAGAACTTAGAGAAAAAAGAGCCCAG GATGTTGATGCTACAAATccaaattatgaaattatgtGTATGATCAGAGACTTTAGAGGAAGTTTGGATTATAGACCATTAACAACAGCCGATCCC attgaTGAACATAGAATATGTGTTTGTGTAAGAAAACGACCACTCAATAAAAAAG AAACTCAGATGAAAGATCTTGATGTAATCACAATCCCCAGTAAAGATGTTGTGATGGTACATGAACCCAAACAAAAAGTAGATTTAACAAGGTACCTAGAAAACCAAACGTTTCGTTTTGATTATGCCTTTGATGACTCAGCTCCTAATGAAATGGTTTACAG gtttacTGCTAGACCACTAGTAGAAACTATATTTGAAAGGGGAATGGCTACATGCTTTGCTTATGGGCAGACTGGAAGTGGAAAAACTCAT actATGGGTGGTGACTTTTCAGGAAAGAACCAAGATTGTTCTAAAGGAATTTATGCATTAGCAG CTCGAGATGTCTTTTTAATGCTAAAGAAGCCAAACTATAAGAAGCTAGAACTTCAAGTATATGCAaccttttttgaaatttatagtgGAAAG GTATTTGACTTGctaaataggaaaacaaaattaagagttCTAGAAGATGGAAAACAGCAGGTTCAAGTGGTGGGATTACAGGAACGGGAGGTCAAATGTGTTGAAGATGTACTGAAACTCATTGATATAGGCAACAGTTGCAG AACATCTGGTCAAACTTCGGCAAATGCACATTCATCTCGGAGCCATGCAGTGTTTCAGATTATTCTTCGAAGGAAAGGAAAACTACATGGCAAGTTTTCTCTCATTGATTTGGCTGGAAATGAAAGAGGAGCTGATACTTCCAGTGCAGACAGACAAACTAGGCTTGAAGGTGCTGAAATTAATAAAAGCCTTTTAGCACTCAAG GAGTGCATCAGAGCCTTAGGTAGAAATAAACCTCATACTCCTTTCCGAGCAAGTAAACTCACTCAGGTGTTAAGAGATTCATTCATAGGTGAAAACTCTCGTACCTGCATG ATTGCCACAATATCTCCAGGAATGGCATCCTGTGAAAATACTCTTAATACATTAAGATACGCAAATAG AGTAAAGGAGTTTGGAATTAGTCCATCAGACATTCCCTTCTCACAGGGTAGTGGCAGTCGCCCTGATCTTTCTCCTTCTTATGAGTATGACGACTTTTCTCCTTCAATTACCAG GGTGAAAGAATTGACTGTTGATCCAACTGCGGCTGGTGATGTCCGTCCAGTAATGCACCATCCGCCAAACCAGATCGATGACATAGAGACACAGTGGGGTGTGGGAAGTTCCCCTCAGAGAGATGATCTAAAACTTCTTTGTGAACAAAAT gaagaagaaGTTTCTCCACAATTGTTTACTTTCCATGAAGCTGTCTCACAAATGGTAGAAATGGAAGAACAGGTTGTAGAAGATCACAGGGCAGTGTTCCAG gaaTCAATTCGATGGTTAGAAGATGAAAAGGCTCTCCTAGAGATGACTGAAGAAGTAGattatgatgtagattcatatgcTACACAACTTGAAGCGATACTTGAgcaaaaaatagacattttaactGAGCTGCGGG
- the Kif2a gene encoding kinesin-like protein KIF2A isoform X3 gives MATANFGKIQIGIYVEIKRSDGRIHQAMVTSLNEDNESVTVEWIENGDTKGKEIDLESIFSLNPDLVPDEEIEPSPEIPPPSTSSAKVNKIVKNRRTVASIKNDPPPRDNRVVGSARARPSQLPEQSSSAQQNGSVSDISPVQAAKKEFGPPSRRKSNCVKEVEKLQEKREKRRLQQQELREKRAQDVDATNPNYEIMCMIRDFRGSLDYRPLTTADPIDEHRICVCVRKRPLNKKETQMKDLDVITIPSKDVVMVHEPKQKVDLTRYLENQTFRFDYAFDDSAPNEMVYRFTARPLVETIFERGMATCFAYGQTGSGKTHTMGGDFSGKNQDCSKGIYALAARDVFLMLKKPNYKKLELQVYATFFEIYSGKVFDLLNRKTKLRVLEDGKQQVQVVGLQEREVKCVEDVLKLIDIGNSCRTSGQTSANAHSSRSHAVFQIILRRKGKLHGKFSLIDLAGNERGADTSSADRQTRLEGAEINKSLLALKECIRALGRNKPHTPFRASKLTQVLRDSFIGENSRTCMIATISPGMASCENTLNTLRYANRVKELTVDPTAAGDVRPVMHHPPNQIDDIETQWGVGSSPQRDDLKLLCEQNEEEVSPQLFTFHEAVSQMVEMEEQVVEDHRAVFQESIRWLEDEKALLEMTEEVDYDVDSYATQLEAILEQKIDILTELRDKVKSFRAALQEEEQASKQINPKRPRAL, from the exons GCCGAATACACCAAGCAATGGTAACATCTTTAAACGAAGATAATGAAAGCGTAACTGTTGAATGGATAGAAAATGGAGATACGAAAGGGAAAGAG ATTGATCTGGAGAGCATCTTTTCACTTAACCCCGACCTTGTACCTGATGAAGAAATTGAACCCAGTCCAGAAATACCTCCACCTTCAACATCTTCAgccaaagtaaacaaaattgtaAAG AATCGACGAACTGTGGCATCTATTAAGAATGACCCTCCTCCAAGAGATAATAGAG tggtTGGTTCTGCACGTGCACGGCCTAGTCAACTTCCTGAACAGTCTTCCTCTGCACAACAGAATGGTAGTGTTTCAGATATATCTCCAGTTCAAGCTGCAAAAAAGGAATTTGGACCTCCTT cacGTAGAAAATCTAATTGTGTGAAAGAAGTGGAAAAACTACAAGAAAAACGAGAAAAAAGGAGATTGCAACAGCAAGAACTTAGAGAAAAAAGAGCCCAG GATGTTGATGCTACAAATccaaattatgaaattatgtGTATGATCAGAGACTTTAGAGGAAGTTTGGATTATAGACCATTAACAACAGCCGATCCC attgaTGAACATAGAATATGTGTTTGTGTAAGAAAACGACCACTCAATAAAAAAG AAACTCAGATGAAAGATCTTGATGTAATCACAATCCCCAGTAAAGATGTTGTGATGGTACATGAACCCAAACAAAAAGTAGATTTAACAAGGTACCTAGAAAACCAAACGTTTCGTTTTGATTATGCCTTTGATGACTCAGCTCCTAATGAAATGGTTTACAG gtttacTGCTAGACCACTAGTAGAAACTATATTTGAAAGGGGAATGGCTACATGCTTTGCTTATGGGCAGACTGGAAGTGGAAAAACTCAT actATGGGTGGTGACTTTTCAGGAAAGAACCAAGATTGTTCTAAAGGAATTTATGCATTAGCAG CTCGAGATGTCTTTTTAATGCTAAAGAAGCCAAACTATAAGAAGCTAGAACTTCAAGTATATGCAaccttttttgaaatttatagtgGAAAG GTATTTGACTTGctaaataggaaaacaaaattaagagttCTAGAAGATGGAAAACAGCAGGTTCAAGTGGTGGGATTACAGGAACGGGAGGTCAAATGTGTTGAAGATGTACTGAAACTCATTGATATAGGCAACAGTTGCAG AACATCTGGTCAAACTTCGGCAAATGCACATTCATCTCGGAGCCATGCAGTGTTTCAGATTATTCTTCGAAGGAAAGGAAAACTACATGGCAAGTTTTCTCTCATTGATTTGGCTGGAAATGAAAGAGGAGCTGATACTTCCAGTGCAGACAGACAAACTAGGCTTGAAGGTGCTGAAATTAATAAAAGCCTTTTAGCACTCAAG GAGTGCATCAGAGCCTTAGGTAGAAATAAACCTCATACTCCTTTCCGAGCAAGTAAACTCACTCAGGTGTTAAGAGATTCATTCATAGGTGAAAACTCTCGTACCTGCATG ATTGCCACAATATCTCCAGGAATGGCATCCTGTGAAAATACTCTTAATACATTAAGATACGCAAATAG GGTGAAAGAATTGACTGTTGATCCAACTGCGGCTGGTGATGTCCGTCCAGTAATGCACCATCCGCCAAACCAGATCGATGACATAGAGACACAGTGGGGTGTGGGAAGTTCCCCTCAGAGAGATGATCTAAAACTTCTTTGTGAACAAAAT gaagaagaaGTTTCTCCACAATTGTTTACTTTCCATGAAGCTGTCTCACAAATGGTAGAAATGGAAGAACAGGTTGTAGAAGATCACAGGGCAGTGTTCCAG gaaTCAATTCGATGGTTAGAAGATGAAAAGGCTCTCCTAGAGATGACTGAAGAAGTAGattatgatgtagattcatatgcTACACAACTTGAAGCGATACTTGAgcaaaaaatagacattttaactGAGCTGCGGG
- the Kif2a gene encoding kinesin-like protein KIF2A isoform X4: MATANFGKIQIGIYVEIKRSDGRIHQAMVTSLNEDNESVTVEWIENGDTKGKEIDLESIFSLNPDLVPDEEIEPSPEIPPPSTSSAKVNKIVKNRRTVASIKNDPPPRDNRVVGSARARPSQLPEQSSSAQQNARRKSNCVKEVEKLQEKREKRRLQQQELREKRAQDVDATNPNYEIMCMIRDFRGSLDYRPLTTADPIDEHRICVCVRKRPLNKKETQMKDLDVITIPSKDVVMVHEPKQKVDLTRYLENQTFRFDYAFDDSAPNEMVYRFTARPLVETIFERGMATCFAYGQTGSGKTHTMGGDFSGKNQDCSKGIYALAARDVFLMLKKPNYKKLELQVYATFFEIYSGKVFDLLNRKTKLRVLEDGKQQVQVVGLQEREVKCVEDVLKLIDIGNSCRTSGQTSANAHSSRSHAVFQIILRRKGKLHGKFSLIDLAGNERGADTSSADRQTRLEGAEINKSLLALKECIRALGRNKPHTPFRASKLTQVLRDSFIGENSRTCMIATISPGMASCENTLNTLRYANRVKELTVDPTAAGDVRPVMHHPPNQIDDIETQWGVGSSPQRDDLKLLCEQNEEEVSPQLFTFHEAVSQMVEMEEQVVEDHRAVFQESIRWLEDEKALLEMTEEVDYDVDSYATQLEAILEQKIDILTELRDKVKSFRAALQEEEQASKQINPKRPRAL; encoded by the exons GCCGAATACACCAAGCAATGGTAACATCTTTAAACGAAGATAATGAAAGCGTAACTGTTGAATGGATAGAAAATGGAGATACGAAAGGGAAAGAG ATTGATCTGGAGAGCATCTTTTCACTTAACCCCGACCTTGTACCTGATGAAGAAATTGAACCCAGTCCAGAAATACCTCCACCTTCAACATCTTCAgccaaagtaaacaaaattgtaAAG AATCGACGAACTGTGGCATCTATTAAGAATGACCCTCCTCCAAGAGATAATAGAG tggtTGGTTCTGCACGTGCACGGCCTAGTCAACTTCCTGAACAGTCTTCCTCTGCACAACAGAATG cacGTAGAAAATCTAATTGTGTGAAAGAAGTGGAAAAACTACAAGAAAAACGAGAAAAAAGGAGATTGCAACAGCAAGAACTTAGAGAAAAAAGAGCCCAG GATGTTGATGCTACAAATccaaattatgaaattatgtGTATGATCAGAGACTTTAGAGGAAGTTTGGATTATAGACCATTAACAACAGCCGATCCC attgaTGAACATAGAATATGTGTTTGTGTAAGAAAACGACCACTCAATAAAAAAG AAACTCAGATGAAAGATCTTGATGTAATCACAATCCCCAGTAAAGATGTTGTGATGGTACATGAACCCAAACAAAAAGTAGATTTAACAAGGTACCTAGAAAACCAAACGTTTCGTTTTGATTATGCCTTTGATGACTCAGCTCCTAATGAAATGGTTTACAG gtttacTGCTAGACCACTAGTAGAAACTATATTTGAAAGGGGAATGGCTACATGCTTTGCTTATGGGCAGACTGGAAGTGGAAAAACTCAT actATGGGTGGTGACTTTTCAGGAAAGAACCAAGATTGTTCTAAAGGAATTTATGCATTAGCAG CTCGAGATGTCTTTTTAATGCTAAAGAAGCCAAACTATAAGAAGCTAGAACTTCAAGTATATGCAaccttttttgaaatttatagtgGAAAG GTATTTGACTTGctaaataggaaaacaaaattaagagttCTAGAAGATGGAAAACAGCAGGTTCAAGTGGTGGGATTACAGGAACGGGAGGTCAAATGTGTTGAAGATGTACTGAAACTCATTGATATAGGCAACAGTTGCAG AACATCTGGTCAAACTTCGGCAAATGCACATTCATCTCGGAGCCATGCAGTGTTTCAGATTATTCTTCGAAGGAAAGGAAAACTACATGGCAAGTTTTCTCTCATTGATTTGGCTGGAAATGAAAGAGGAGCTGATACTTCCAGTGCAGACAGACAAACTAGGCTTGAAGGTGCTGAAATTAATAAAAGCCTTTTAGCACTCAAG GAGTGCATCAGAGCCTTAGGTAGAAATAAACCTCATACTCCTTTCCGAGCAAGTAAACTCACTCAGGTGTTAAGAGATTCATTCATAGGTGAAAACTCTCGTACCTGCATG ATTGCCACAATATCTCCAGGAATGGCATCCTGTGAAAATACTCTTAATACATTAAGATACGCAAATAG GGTGAAAGAATTGACTGTTGATCCAACTGCGGCTGGTGATGTCCGTCCAGTAATGCACCATCCGCCAAACCAGATCGATGACATAGAGACACAGTGGGGTGTGGGAAGTTCCCCTCAGAGAGATGATCTAAAACTTCTTTGTGAACAAAAT gaagaagaaGTTTCTCCACAATTGTTTACTTTCCATGAAGCTGTCTCACAAATGGTAGAAATGGAAGAACAGGTTGTAGAAGATCACAGGGCAGTGTTCCAG gaaTCAATTCGATGGTTAGAAGATGAAAAGGCTCTCCTAGAGATGACTGAAGAAGTAGattatgatgtagattcatatgcTACACAACTTGAAGCGATACTTGAgcaaaaaatagacattttaactGAGCTGCGGG